Part of the Lucilia cuprina isolate Lc7/37 chromosome 5, ASM2204524v1, whole genome shotgun sequence genome is shown below.
tcctgtttaataagatttattttcaaaagcgctttaacaaatttgttataaaccATTTTATTATAACTCTTACATTTTCGAGtagaattaacaaattttaattcattcattcttCTGGCTTAAAAAAGACAAATCTATGAAATGAATAAATATGTAAACTTCTTGAGTTACAATAAAAACGTAAATATCGTTATCTAAGTGAACAAACGTGAATGTTATTTTACTCTTAAAATTAGTAGTTATCAACTAAAGCTTCTATAAACAAAGGtagtaagaaaattatattcagtatctttgtatttttaaaaaaatcttgttaaagttatttttaccatattttagattacagattattttaaaattatctaaaatttattttcactttcctataaaattcataaaaagacACAAACACGTTTATACACTAAAAAGTAACGAAGTAtataattgcaaataattaataataaaaaattttacttaattaaaaacacatacatatatagtatagtatagtagaCACAATGCAATAGTggcataattaataaaatttttattttgtttatttgcattTTCTCCCAAAGATTGTAGaaattagcattttttttataaattaagttcattcatcatttcattttattttaaaataaaaaccgatacttagtttagtatatataataaaaaagaaagaaagaaaaaaaaacaaacaaaaatactatAATGATATGCATGATAAATTAAActaataagaaaactaaaaattagttttcgttaaaaaaaaataattaataaaaaaaaagataacaaCATATGccttaataaaattcaaaaattaatttatattaatcctctaaaagaattttttttattatttctttaaaacatttttttttttgtttagttcaattgtttatACCAGAGTCTCGAGTACACATTTTATAAgactgtttttataaaaattaatttaattaataaagatattaaagcAGCCTGCAGAATTATTAAAATCGAAAGTTTCTAAATCTGTATTTAAGTTTTTGGGttttgtgaattattttttttttttttaatttaatttaaaactgagGCTGCttgaaataatttagttttagtttttttttttttttgtttaaccttTAATTAacagagatttttttataaaaaagcaaagattttattttacttttttttaatttttctaccatttttctttctattagtctttttttttaaattttaactttaataggTATATGTACGTgtgttaaaactaattttaataaacaaacaaacaccatatttatatatatacaattataaaaaataaaacaaatactattAAATACCATTGTGTCTTGTAAattattagttatttaattttattggctttgaaaaaaaacgaaaaattattttaaataaaattatataaaatataataatatttataccaactaaaagtttttttgttttgtttattttttgctcttttaatttcttttctttaattatattttattttaattatataaaatgaattgactataaaaaaatacaaaaatatacatatattttccttaaataaaaataaaaaaaatatttaataaaatttatacttgtttatattatttttttataatttttctaatttgaaattttatcagCGTTTTTTGTGCatgagaaataaatattatatttattattcgttagtttgtttttctttttttatgtttatgttctcgttgcgtttttttttattatggtttataaattgtaatttttttctgatgTCAACTCATTCTTCCTAAGCACGGCCAAATCATAGAatcatttcttatttttttgtctatACGTTTGTAAACAGTTTGCACTTAAatcagagtttttttttctttcaatataaaaatttgtttttgttaatctttaatatatttttacatacaattttttaaaaaataaataataattttaaataaaagtttatttaaaaatatttttgtacatatgtatttgtcgaaaaaaatctattatatgtttttatgcaaatataacTATGTACTGCTAACAATACTTTTTAATGCAATGCGTGACAATCCGAACTTCGATTCAGATAAAATGTAATTGTTAATATATTTCGGTTTCGGAGTCATATTTTTTCGAAACTctagaaattctataaaaattaatattgttttattttcatcgAAAGAAactgtttattattttcttgacACTTTCTTAccttttttagtttcatttacaATCATTTCATTTCCTTGCATCTTTACTTATGTTGTAAGAAAAagttgcaaacaaaaaaattgcttcaaaatccactttaaaataaattttatttgcgaCTCCACTTTGAATTCTTATATCAATACAGGATACTGGTGACTTTAATATTGCGACCTCTTCATTACATGCTTTAAGCAATAATATGACCTCATCAACACATTCCTCGGACAAACACAGTCCACATACTTCACCAAGGTTTTCGAGGCGCAGTACTACACCCAGTTTGATGGCAGTACAAAACGATCTATATGCTGGTCATATACCATCTCTATCGCTAGCCAATACATCAGTAAATTACATAACAGCGGCCAGTGCCATAACCGGAACTCATTCTCCATCAGCCCCTCCTATGAATGTGGTAAATGGCAGCAATAGCAGTGCAAGTACCATTTCATCATCGGCTTCCGCGGTAATTACACCATCAACCACTTCAAATACAGCCACAACACCGCAATCCTCACAGAAGTCTACCAATCGCATGAGTGCTCCGTTAATGGGTACCAATGCCACTGTTATACCCGGTTACGCTAGTAAAATGTCGGGCAAATCGGACAACAATGACAATTCAAATTCATCATACGCCATATTGCAAAATCTCCAAGAATCACAAGCTATTATTGCCAAAGAGGCTCAAAAGAGAGAAGCTAACAGTGCCGCCGTAGCATCGGTGGCTCCCCCATTGCCACCCAGGAAATCATCTCCCGGTGCAGAGAATTCTTCATCGTCAATGGCTTCAAATGTTATTGCTTCTAACGGTCATAGTAATGGAAGTGGAGCCATACAAAAGACACCTTGTTTACCTCCACAAACTAGCAAAAGTGTTGATAATATAGCCGCTACTTTGGGTGATATATGTGTACCAAAGACAACAGCTCCTCCCATACCACCGCACAACACAACCAGCAATGTTGATACTTTGGTAGAAGAGCTGAGAAGTCAACGTTTAACATCGTCATCAAATCTTATTTCGAATACTTCGATCACTCTAATGGACGATGATATTGTTGGGCCTGCTGAAACCATAATGGGCGTCATTGATACGCGACCTTTGGAAGCTAGATCATCAACATCAAATTATACACAATTGTGTACCACCACCACTACCAACTCCTCTAATACATCGTTGCGTAATGAGCTTAAAAACCAAAGTGATAAACTTATTGAAATCCCTAAATCTCAAATACAAATCCAACCACAaactcaacaacaacagcaccagcagcatcatcatcaaaaacaacaacaacaacagccttTACTTTATGAAAACGTATCAATCAATCAAAAGGGCGATTGTAGCGTACCCTACGAGAATATCAATTTAGAATATATAGCACGTCTAATGAACGAAGGCTATTCCAAAGAGAATGCCATTACAGCCTTGGGTATATCACGTAATAATATAGAAATGGCTTGTGATATTCTAAGAGAATTTGTTGCTAAAAATAGTgtttaagaatttatatttataattcacTTTTACGTCTTTAGATAAATTCTAAAggatttgtattttgttttattttcatttctttttttcacttgCGCAAGCTTTATTTGGTACCAAACACAATTccgtacttttttcaaattttaatttattgccaTATTAGTACCTGTGCATATGTAAATACTAATCGGTACAATATGTTGCAACTTCTATTCTTTGATAAAGaaagttttagttaattttgaaataagtaTGCAAAGTTTTAGAAAGTTATGagggaaaaatttataaattgaaaaattaaaagtactTTTGGACATAAACTATTTTACTCGTATTTATTCCTATAACAGGATAATAATTGATGTTTAATGATTCAGTACTAAGGTTTTactttattcatattattatcATTACAAATCAAATATTCGACttacgtttttttaataaaatttaaaaacacgtAATCTATTGCTAATACATAAAcaacattataaaaatgttatatgtaGGAGTTTGTTACGTATTTCACAAAATCTGATACCGATTCACATATTGAAAACTTCAAATCTGTTCGAAAAGAAATTGATACCGATATAATCTAAATATTGGATTGTATTCCAAATTGAAATGCAATCTTACTTTCGATATACAAAATAATTCTTTAGAACAAGTAGCTtgcaataaaacaatataattttttttaatttcaatatatttattacaagtacaaaacttaaaatatacagctgaaaattaattaaaattattacgaTTACATatacattacatacatataagtatgcatgtattatttatttttctattaagcaccggaatttaaacaaattataaattaaaaacataaaataataattattaaaaataataataatacaaaaattacttaccataatatataataattaaaaacagattctatacaaatttaaagtaaCCAAAAGCaatccttttaaaattaatttcattgcgTATTTAAAACGATACATCCGCCAACAGCGATATTgcattaaaattatgaaattgtattaaaaatctaCTGTGTCaacattttgtaattgttttcatttatctaccttttaaagaacgttCTAAATAAAtggtaaaaaataaagcaaattgtTTGGTAATCAGGAAAAtatcatatatattttacaaggATATTCTACCATTTTATACTGTTTCCTAACGAAATCGCCAAcgataataacaatttaaataaatttttgttaatatgttaaaaaaataatttttcaattctctacccaggaaaaattttagaacatgttcgaaaaactactagttctagaacgagtgaaaacagaaccacttcagattcttaaacaacagccttggaactagtagtgtcgccattacttctggaacccattctttagaatattgttgtggttcttaaatatttctaaatagttttcaaggaactagttctttgaaactagttTTACATTACTACTgcactagttcaatggaacgcatactagttccgaaacaacttcttggaatcaattgaaaaaatgtcaaataattaaaatagaaaacgcgttcaaatgtatatttttgtattcaacTAAACTACAAGATATTAAAGAGCTCCCTAATTGAATGGTACCGAGAGAAGAGAAAGTTTGATGCTTGTAACGTATatccttacaaaaaatattttaaaagattagaggtgcggaagaattatattaaatctTACGTAAGAAATGTATATGaatgtaagttttgtaaataacattattttaatagtaaaaattactcaacagtttctaaaaattgtTCCTAATCTTAatgatttcaaacaaaaacgctaaaaaacaaatatttgtttatatgttctCTATAGCTTCCCTGGAATTAGTtccgaggttgacaaattcaaacaaaaatcattgattaaagaactagttccagaagcgttctaaagaacgagtgtcgactccataacgcttcctcagaaccagttACGAAGGtgaaaatttcgaacaaaaatcattggtctcaacgccaaagtagaacgagttcaggctaaaatcatgtgttctagaactagttctacaactaatacaattttcctGGGTAGTTACTAATTCGAttgatgttattaaatttttacaaatttctttaagttttgattattcatataataatttaatttcagaaTAATCGTAGATAAATTAAACacaatatttcaaatatgtatattatgtaCATACTTTTGAGTTATGCTCTTATTTCAAAGGAAACAGTATAAAGTTTATACTATAAACGGatgttttttgcaaaataaatatgaactttattttaagaaatagttGTCTGAGTAAAtcaacattttttacaaatggcccaaaaaaaaagtaaaacataaaagttaattttatactAATTTATAAGGGTTTTATTAAGGTATTATCGAAAACAAGCTCTAAACTTAACCACATTGTATTAATCTTAGACTttgaatacaaaacaaaaacttcataattaaataaaacacttgtaataagataatttatcaacaaaaatatttatacattaataaaactttattaaacaaaaaaaactctcCCTTACCTAACCTAACTTCCATCTAGTCCTCAATCCCGACATATTTACTACACCTACAAACAATGTACTACTATATTATAACTTAAACaaggaaacaaaataaaaacaaattataaaaaaacgtgTTTCTTCTATTACCCACTAACTCTTGCAAATACGAGACTATATCCCGCATTTATGTTCTATTAACTTCTAACATTCTatctataatatattattattatttcatgttGAAAAGTAAACAGAATATAATAATAACTTCATGTATGTgtattagacatacatatacatgtaaacaaatcaagtataaataaatattgacatATTTACTATATTGACTAATCAAAAAACATCCTTATACTGCAAAAAGTTCGCATCCATTATTTCATTAACCCcatataagtacatacatacatatgtatattcttcTTATGTATGTAAGTTAGACCAcactacaaaatatttattccttattttataaaacttttattctaGACTTTACCTTTGGCGAGCTAGATCAAAAAGAATCCAAAAATTACTACCTCTGTTTGTAAACCGTTCTACACATGTTTTGTCCCTAATATTCCAGCTCAATGTTAAATTCGAAATCCtctaacaataaacaaaatttattttcaggaATCAACCTTTAAAGTctcatatatacaaaataataataaaaatatacatacaaatcatttatcgtaaaaaaacagttataaaaacttatgattatatatacatacatattcataaatactcgaatctacatacatacttacataattCTTgcgtacatgcatacatacatagttacaTTCACTAtacaacatttattataaacaaaaattatatagaatatatttattttcatactcGTATTATAATCTCAAACTCAgtttgtctgtctttctgtcagTCAGTTCATCATAATCTGTCTTAACAACATCAATATCATAACCatcattatttcattaaatagaCGACAGTTCATCAGtaagttgaaaaaagtaaaagaataataataaaatattttagtatgtcACAATCACTATTTAAACtcactaaataattaaaaataaattataacctagtattaaataaaacacaaatgaaAGAAAGAAAGCTTAAgattaaaagcaaatatttaaactactttaaaattacttaattatatAAGCAGATGCAATTATTCTTATAAGTAAAACatgaacaaaaaccaaaaaaaagtcaataaaaatgaatcaaatattttgttttatttgaattatgtCTGATATCACAAGTATTCATATTGT
Proteins encoded:
- the LOC111677441 gene encoding E3 ubiquitin-protein ligase CBL-B-B, whose protein sequence is MATSRTSRIQQSKNISSIFSKLHGAFSEACGPQRLSTDKKTLEKTWKLMDKVVKLCQQPKMNLKNSPPFILDILPDTYQRLRLIYSKNEDQMHILHNNEHFNVFINNLMRKCKQAIKLFKEGKEKMFDENSHYRRNLTKLSLVFSHMLSELKAIFPNGVFAGDQFRITKADAADFWKSNFGNSTLVPWKIFRQELNKVHPISSGLEAMALKTTIDLTCNDYISNFEFDVFTRLFQPWATLLRNWQILAVTHPGYVAFLTYDEVKARLQRYIHKAGSYVFRLSCTRLGQWAIGYVTADGEILQTIPQNKSLCQALLDGHREGFYLYPDGQAYNPDLSSAVQSPTEDHITVTQEQYELYCEMGSTFQLCKICAENDKDIRIEPCGHLLCTPCLTSWQVDSEGQGCPFCRAEIKGTEQIVVDAFDPRKQHNRNATNGRHQLTNDDDDTEDTGDFNIATSSLHALSNNMTSSTHSSDKHSPHTSPRFSRRSTTPSLMAVQNDLYAGHIPSLSLANTSVNYITAASAITGTHSPSAPPMNVVNGSNSSASTISSSASAVITPSTTSNTATTPQSSQKSTNRMSAPLMGTNATVIPGYASKMSGKSDNNDNSNSSYAILQNLQESQAIIAKEAQKREANSAAVASVAPPLPPRKSSPGAENSSSSMASNVIASNGHSNGSGAIQKTPCLPPQTSKSVDNIAATLGDICVPKTTAPPIPPHNTTSNVDTLVEELRSQRLTSSSNLISNTSITLMDDDIVGPAETIMGVIDTRPLEARSSTSNYTQLCTTTTTNSSNTSLRNELKNQSDKLIEIPKSQIQIQPQTQQQQHQQHHHQKQQQQQPLLYENVSINQKGDCSVPYENINLEYIARLMNEGYSKENAITALGISRNNIEMACDILREFVAKNSV